A region of the Candidatus Methylomirabilota bacterium genome:
GGGGCACGAGGATCAGGTGACCCGAGGACGAGACGGGCAGGAATTCCGTGAGTCCCTGGACCACGCCGAGGACCACCCCCTGGAGGTAGGTCACCCGACGATGTCTTCGCCGCCGTCGACGCCGATGACGTTCCCCGTGATCCAGTAGGTGTCGGGATGCGCGAGGACCACGATCGCGCGCGCCACGTCCTCGGGCGTCGTCATCCGCCCGCCCGGATTGCGGCGCTTCGCCTGCTCGATGATCGCCTCGTGGCCGGGGATCTTCTGGAGCGCCGGCGTGTCGGTGACGCCCGCGCGGATCGCGTTCGCCGTGATGCCGCGCGGCGCGAGCTCGGCGGCGAGCTGCCGGATGTGCGACTCGAGCGCCGCCTTGGCCGCCGACACGGGGCCGTAGTGCGGCAGCACGCGCGTGCCGCCCGACGAGGTCATCGCGTAGATGCGCCCGCCGCGACCCATCAGGCCGCGCCCGACGACCTCCTGGGTCCAGTACACGAGGCTGTGGGCCATCACGTCGAGCGTCATGTCCATCTGCGCCTGCGTCACCGCGTCCTTCATCGGCTCGCTGACGTAGAGCTTGAGCGTGCCGAAGGCGAGGGAGTGGAGCAGCACGCGGAGCGAGCCCGGCTCGCCGCGCTCCTCGAGGGTCTTTTGCATCTGGCCGGCGACCTCGGCGCGCTTCTCCTCGTCCGCCGCGTTGACGTTGAAGAACACCGCCTCGCGGCCGAGCGCCCGGATCTGGCCGGCGATGCGCTCGGCGTTCGCGAGCGTGGCCTTGCGGTCGAGGTGGACGCCGAAGATGTTGAGCCCGGCGCGCGCGAGCGCCAGGCTCACCGCCTCGCCGAACCCCGAGGAGGCGCCGAGCGTGAGCGCCCAGCCGTGGAGATGGATCCCTTCCGACGCCATTCGCGCTCCTTTCCGTGGACGAGCGCATTCTAGCATCGTAGAATCGCCTCGGGCCATGCCGAAGACGGCGGGAATCATCCTCGTCGGCAACGAGATCCTCTCGGGCAAGATCGCGGACGCGAACGCGGCGTACCTCTGCCGCGAGCTGCGCGTCCTCGGGGTCGAGGTGCGGCGGATCGCGGTCATCCCCGACGAGATCGAGCTGATCGCGGCGGAGGTGGCCCGCGCGAGCCGCGACTACGACGTCGTCTTCACCTCGGGCGGCGTCGGCCCCACGCACGACGACGTCACCATCGAGGGCGTCGCCCGCGCGATGGCGGTGAAGGTCGTGCGTCATCCGCGGCTCGTCGGCATCCTCGAGGGCCACTACGGCGACCGGCTGAACGAGGCGCACCTCAAGATGGCGGAGATGCCGGACGGCGCCGAGCTGGTCGGCGGCGCACCGCTGCGCTTTCCGACGATCGTGATGCGGAACGTCTACGTGCTGCCGGGCGTGCCCGAGATCTTCCGCCAGAAGTTCGACGCGATCCGCGAGCGGTTCCGCGACGCGCCGATCCACTTGAAGAACGTCTTCGTGCGGATCGGCGAGGGGACGCTGGCCGATTACCTGAACGGCCTGCTCGCGGCCTTCCCGAAGCTGCTCCTCGGCTCGTACCCGGAGTTCTCCAACCCCGAGTACAAGGTGAAGGTGACGCTCGAGTCGCGCGACCCGGGTTACCTCGAGCAGGCGCTGGCGGACTTTCTCCGGCGCCTGCCGGCCGGCGCGCTCGTGAGGGTCACCTGACCGCGCTCGGGTAACCCGTCCCGTGCGAGGCGTCCCGTTCGGCGTCGCGGTCGTCGCGCTCGGCCTGTACCTCACCGGCCTCGGCGGGGCGCCGTTCCTCGATCCCCCCGAGGGTCTCCACGCCGAGGTCGCCCGCCAGATGGGCGTGCGGCACGACTGGATCACGCCACGCATCAACGGCGTCCGCTACTTCGACCGGCCGCCTCTCCTGTACTGGCTCGCGTCGGCCTCGTTCGCGGCGCTCGGCCCGACGCCCTTCGCCGCACGCCTCTGGCCCGCGCTCGCCGCCGTCGGCGTCGCCGCGGTCACG
Encoded here:
- a CDS encoding SDR family oxidoreductase → MASEGIHLHGWALTLGASSGFGEAVSLALARAGLNIFGVHLDRKATLANAERIAGQIRALGREAVFFNVNAADEEKRAEVAGQMQKTLEERGEPGSLRVLLHSLAFGTLKLYVSEPMKDAVTQAQMDMTLDVMAHSLVYWTQEVVGRGLMGRGGRIYAMTSSGGTRVLPHYGPVSAAKAALESHIRQLAAELAPRGITANAIRAGVTDTPALQKIPGHEAIIEQAKRRNPGGRMTTPEDVARAIVVLAHPDTYWITGNVIGVDGGEDIVG
- a CDS encoding molybdopterin-binding protein yields the protein MPKTAGIILVGNEILSGKIADANAAYLCRELRVLGVEVRRIAVIPDEIELIAAEVARASRDYDVVFTSGGVGPTHDDVTIEGVARAMAVKVVRHPRLVGILEGHYGDRLNEAHLKMAEMPDGAELVGGAPLRFPTIVMRNVYVLPGVPEIFRQKFDAIRERFRDAPIHLKNVFVRIGEGTLADYLNGLLAAFPKLLLGSYPEFSNPEYKVKVTLESRDPGYLEQALADFLRRLPAGALVRVT